In Streptomyces sp. 71268, the DNA window CTCTTCGACTGGAACTCCCTGGACCCGGACGACCGGCACTTCACCGGCCTGAGTAACTACCGCCGCGCCGCCGAGGACGAGGCGCTGCGCGAGTCGGTGCTCACCACCGCCGTGCTGACGGCCAGCGTCGTCCTGGCCACCGTCGTCCTCGGGCTGTTGCTCGCGCTGCTGCTCGACCGCGAGTTCCGGGGCCGCGGGGTGGTGCGTACCCTGCTCATCGCCCCCTTCCTCATCGTCCCGGTCGCCGCCGCGCTGCTGTGGAAGCACGTCCTCTACAACCCCGACTACGGCCTCTTCAACGGCGCCCTGACCTGGGTGGCCGCCCGCTTCGGGGACGACAGCCCGCCCCAGCCGGACTGGGTGTCCGAGATGCCGCTGCTGGCCGTCGAGGCATCGCTGATCTGGCAGTGGACGCCGTTCATGATGCTGATCCTGCTGGCCGGGTTGCAGAGCCGTCCGACGGACATGATCGAGGCCGCGCGCATCGACGGCGCCGGCAACTGGCAGATCTTCCGCTACCTCACCCTGCCGCACCTACGCCGCTACCTGGAACTCGGCGTGCTGCTCGGCTCGGTCCACATCGTGCAGAACTTCGACGCGGTCTTCACCATCACCGCCGGCGGCCTGGACACGGCCAACCTGCCGTACACCATCTACCAGACCTTCTACCAGGCCCACGAGTACGGCCAGGCGTCCGCGGCCGGCGTACTCGTCGTCATCGGCTCGATCATCATCGCGACCTTCGCGCTGCGGGTGGTCTCGTCGCTGTTCACCGAGGAGGCGTCCCGTTCATGACCGCCACCGCTGACGCGCCCACGGCCGCCGCGAGCCCCTCAGCAGCCGCCCGCCGGCGCCCGCTGGCCGGCCCACGGGGCAGGGCACGGCGCCGCGGCGCCGCTCTCGGCCTGCTCGCCTGGCTGGTCGGGCTCCTCTTCTTCCTCCCCGTGGCCTGGATGGTGCTCACCTCCCTGCACTCGGAGCAGGACGCCGCGACCAACCCGCCCTCCCTCGGCGCCTCGCTGACCTGGGACGGCTACCGCACCTTCTTCGGTGCCGACGGCGGTGCCAGCCCCTGGCCGTCACTGATCAACTCCGTGACCGCCAGCGTCTGCTCCACGCTGCTCGTGCTGGTGCTGGCGTTGCCCGCCGCGTACGCGCTGTCCCTGCGCCCCGTGCGCAAGTGGACGGACGTGCTGTTCTTCTTCCTGTCCACCAAGATGCTGCCGGTCGTCGCCGGGCTGCTGCCGATCTACCTGTTCGCCAAGAACGTCGACATGCTCGACAACATCTGGCTGCTGGTCATCCTCTACACGTCGATGAACCTGCCGATCGCGGTATGGATGATGCAGTCCTTCCTCGCCGACATCCCGGTGGCGATCATCGAGGCGGCGCAGATCGACGGTGCCCCGCTGCGCACCGTCCTGGCTCGCGTGGTGGCCCCCGTCGCCGCCCCCGGCATCGCCGCCACCTCGCTGATCTGCTTCATCTTCAGTTGGAACGAGATGCTCTTCGCCCGTGTGCTGACCGGTGTCAGGGCGCAGACCGCGCCGGTCTTCCTCACCAGCTTCATCACCAGCCAGGGCCTGTTCCTGGCCAAGGTCTGCGCAGCGTCCGTCGTGATCTCCCTCCCGGTGCTCGCCGCCGGGTTCGCCGCCCAGGACAAGCTCGTCCAGGGCCTGTCGCTAGGAGCAGTGAAATGAGAACCGCGCTCATCGAGGCCGTCGGCAAGGTCACCGTGACGACCGTCCCCGACCCCACGCCCGGCCCGCGCGAGGTGGTCGTGGACGTCGCCGCCTGCGGCCTGTGCGGAACGGACCTGCACATCCTGGAGGGGGAGTTCGCGCCGACCCTGCCCGTCGTGCCGGGCCACGAGTTCGCCGGCGAGATCGTCGGCGTCGGCAGCGAGGTGAGCGAGCTGGCCATCGGCGACCGGGTGGCGGTCGACCCGTCCCTGTACTGCCAGGCGTGCCGCTACTGCCGGGCCGGGCGGGGCAACCTGTGCGACAACTGGAACGCCATCGGCGTCTCCGTGGCCGGCGGCGCCGCCGAGTACGCCCTGGCCCCGGTGGGCAACTGCGTGAAGCTGCCCGACCACGTCTCCCTCCAGGACGCCGCGCTCATCGAGCCGCTCTCGTGCGCCGTGCGCGGCTACGACGTGCTCAACAACCACCTCGGCGCCGAGGTGCTGATCTACGGCAGCGGCACCATGGGGCTCATGATGCTCGAACTGGCCAAGCGCACCGGCGCCGCCAGCGTCGACGTGCTCGACCTCAACCCCGACCGGCTGGCCACCGCCCGCGCCCTGGGCTGCTCCCGCACGGCGGCCACCGCACAGGAGCTGGACCAGCCGCGGGGCTGGGACGTCGTCATCGATGCCACCGGCCACTCGGCGGCCATCCAGGACGGCCTGGGACGGGTCGCGAAGGCCGGAACCTTTCTGCAGTTCGGCGTGGCCGACTACGCCACCACCGCGACGATCGAGCCGTACCGCATCTACAACCAGGAGATCACCATCACCGGCTCGATGGCCGTGCTGCACAGCTACGAGCGGGCGGCGAACCTGTTCGCCACCGGCGTGCTCGACCCCGCCGTCTTCATCAGCGACCGGCTGCCGCTGGCGCAGTACCCGCAGGCCCTTGAGCAGTTCCGCGCGGGCGTGGGCCGCAAGATCGTGGTGGTGCCGTAACCGGTCCCACGAGCCCGCGCCCGCCCCCCGGCGACCGCCCGCCGGGGCGGTCGCCGGCCGGTGGTCCGGGTGGCGTGAGCGCCGGTGCCCGAACCGCTGCCCGCGGGAGCGCGTGGCCGATCGCGCCGCGAACCACGGCCGGGCGGGCGAGGCGGTCGCGGGCTCAGGCGTGCTTGCGGCGGGCCGGCTGCCGCTCCGTGCTCTTCGACTGGGTGGACTTCGCGGTCTTCGTCGTACGCCCGGACTTCGGTGAGGCGCTCTTCTTCGCCGCGGTCTTGGTCGTGCGGCGGCCGGCGGAACCGGTGCCCTCCTTGGCGGCGGCGGTCTTCTTGGCCGTGCTCTTCTTGGCCCCCGACTTGGCGGCCCCCTTGGCGCGGGCCCGGCCGCCCTCGCCCTCGCGTGCGTCGATCGACGCCTGGAGCGCGGACATCAGGTCCACGACGTTGTCCGGCGCCGGCTCGGCCTCCGCGCCCGACGGCGGGGCCTTGCCTTCGAGCCTGGCGGTGACCAACTCGTCGAGCGCGGCCTGGTAGTCGTCGTGCAGCGAGTCCAGGTCGAAGTCCTCGGAGAGCGTGTCCATCAGGGAGGTCGCCATCTTCAGCTCCTGGGGCCGCACGGTCACCTTCTCCGACGGCGCGAGCCCGCCGGCGGCGCGGATCTCGTCGGGCCAGTGCATGGTGTGCAGCACCAGCACGTCCTCGTGCACCCGCAGCAGGGCCAGCGACTCCCGGGTGCGCAGCGCCACCTTGGAGACCGCCACCCGGCCGCTGTCCGCCAGCGCCTCCCGCAGCAGCACGTACGGCTTGGCCGCCGCCGCCGAGTCGGCGCCCACGTAGTAGGCGCGCGAGAGCCGCAGCGGGTCGATCTCGTCCGCGTCGACGAACGCGATGACGTCGATGAGCTGCTTGCTCGGCAGCGGCAACTGGGTCAGGTCGTCATCGGTGAGCACGGCCGTGCGGCCGTCGACGTCCTCGTACCCCTTGGCGATGTCCGCGTAGTCGATCTGCTTCCCGCACTGCTCGCACACGCGCTTCATGCGGATGCGCCCGCCGTCGGCGACATGCACCTGGTGCAGCTTGACGCCGCGTTCCTCGGTGGCCGGATACAGCTTCACCTGGATGGACACCAGACCGAAGCCGATGGCCCCTTTCCACATCGAGCGCATGATGCTGGCCCTTCTGGTGAGGTATCCACCCTATGTCGGAGATCGTCCGGCGGCAGTGCGAGCGGGCGGCTTGCGGGTACGGGTCCAGTCCGTGAGCTGGCGCGCGGTCCAGGTGTTGATCACCCGTTCGGCCGGTACGTCGCACTCGGCAGCGCGGGCGCAGCCGTAGTCCAGCCAGTCCAACTGGCCGGGGGCGTGCGCGTCGGTGTCGATCGAGAACAGCACCCCGGCCGCGACCGCCGCGCGCAGCAGCGGGCGCGGCGGGTCCAACCGGTCCGGGCGGCAGTTGATCTCCACCGCGGTGCCGGCCTCGGCGCAGGCGGCGAACACCGCCTCGGCGTCGAACTCGGACGGCGGCCGGCCCCGCCCCGTCACCAGCCGCCCCGTGCAGTGCCCGAGCACGTCGACCAGCGGGTCGCGCACCGCGGTCACCATGCGTCGCGTCATGGCGGCGGCGTCCATGCGCAGCTTGGAGTGGACGGAGGCCACCACCACGTCCAACCGGTCAAGGAGTTCGCGGTCCTGGTCGAGCGAGCCGTCGTCGAGGATGTCGCACTCGATGCCCGTCAGCAGCCGGAACGGCGCCAGGCCCGCCCGCAGCTCGGCCACCACCGCGAGCTGCTCGCGCAGCCGCTCGGGGCTCAGGCCGCGGGCGATGGTCAGCCGGGGCGAGTGGTCGGTCAGCACCGCCCACGCGTGCCCCAGCCCGGCCGCCGCGCGGGCCATGTCCTCGATCGGGCTGCCGCCGTCCGACCAGTCGGAGTGCAGGTGGCAGTCGCCGCGCAGCGCGGCCCGCAACCGCTCGCCCCCCGTGGCCAGCGGCCGCTCGGCCTCGGTCTCCAGCTTGTGCAGGTAGCCGGGCACCTCGCCGGACACCGCCTGCTCGACGACCGTGGCCGTCTTGGGCCCGAGCCCCTTGACGCCCCGCAGCGTCCCCGCGTCCGCCCGCCGCCGCACCTCGTCGGCGCCCAGTTGGGTGAGCGCCGCCGCGGCCGTACGGAAGGCGCGCACGCGGTACGTCTCGGCACCCGCGCGCTCCAACAGGAACGCGATCCGCTCCAGTGCCGCCACCGGCTCCACGGACCTCGCCTCCTTCCCGTCCCTGCGGCTTCCGCCGTCCCATCCGGGGCCAGCTCCGACGCGGTGCCCGCCCGGGGGTGGTCGCCCGCTCAGTGCTTGGCCCGACTGGGCTGAACCCGCTTGGGCTCGCCCGCCATCTTGGGGTGGTCCGGCGGGTACGGCAGGTCGCCGAGGCCGTGCTCGCGCTCGTCGCGGGCCGCCAGCTCCAGGGCCGCCTCCAGCCGGAAGGCGTGCTCGTCCAGGTCCGCATGCACGTCGCCTACCTCGGCGAAGCGGGCGGGCATGGTCGCCACGTCGAAGTCGCGCGGCCGGGCGTCGGCCACCTCCGACCAGCGCAGCGGGGCCGAGACGGGGGCGTGCGGCCGAGGGCGTACCGAGTACGCGCTGG includes these proteins:
- a CDS encoding sugar ABC transporter permease encodes the protein MTAPTAEPHAPVTPAPRVSPPQPPNRLKAWATRAPLLPALVFLIAVTQLPFVATLVISLFDWNSLDPDDRHFTGLSNYRRAAEDEALRESVLTTAVLTASVVLATVVLGLLLALLLDREFRGRGVVRTLLIAPFLIVPVAAALLWKHVLYNPDYGLFNGALTWVAARFGDDSPPQPDWVSEMPLLAVEASLIWQWTPFMMLILLAGLQSRPTDMIEAARIDGAGNWQIFRYLTLPHLRRYLELGVLLGSVHIVQNFDAVFTITAGGLDTANLPYTIYQTFYQAHEYGQASAAGVLVVIGSIIIATFALRVVSSLFTEEASRS
- a CDS encoding carbohydrate ABC transporter permease, with product MTATADAPTAAASPSAAARRRPLAGPRGRARRRGAALGLLAWLVGLLFFLPVAWMVLTSLHSEQDAATNPPSLGASLTWDGYRTFFGADGGASPWPSLINSVTASVCSTLLVLVLALPAAYALSLRPVRKWTDVLFFFLSTKMLPVVAGLLPIYLFAKNVDMLDNIWLLVILYTSMNLPIAVWMMQSFLADIPVAIIEAAQIDGAPLRTVLARVVAPVAAPGIAATSLICFIFSWNEMLFARVLTGVRAQTAPVFLTSFITSQGLFLAKVCAASVVISLPVLAAGFAAQDKLVQGLSLGAVK
- a CDS encoding zinc-dependent alcohol dehydrogenase family protein, encoding MRTALIEAVGKVTVTTVPDPTPGPREVVVDVAACGLCGTDLHILEGEFAPTLPVVPGHEFAGEIVGVGSEVSELAIGDRVAVDPSLYCQACRYCRAGRGNLCDNWNAIGVSVAGGAAEYALAPVGNCVKLPDHVSLQDAALIEPLSCAVRGYDVLNNHLGAEVLIYGSGTMGLMMLELAKRTGAASVDVLDLNPDRLATARALGCSRTAATAQELDQPRGWDVVIDATGHSAAIQDGLGRVAKAGTFLQFGVADYATTATIEPYRIYNQEITITGSMAVLHSYERAANLFATGVLDPAVFISDRLPLAQYPQALEQFRAGVGRKIVVVP
- a CDS encoding Ku protein, which encodes MWKGAIGFGLVSIQVKLYPATEERGVKLHQVHVADGGRIRMKRVCEQCGKQIDYADIAKGYEDVDGRTAVLTDDDLTQLPLPSKQLIDVIAFVDADEIDPLRLSRAYYVGADSAAAAKPYVLLREALADSGRVAVSKVALRTRESLALLRVHEDVLVLHTMHWPDEIRAAGGLAPSEKVTVRPQELKMATSLMDTLSEDFDLDSLHDDYQAALDELVTARLEGKAPPSGAEAEPAPDNVVDLMSALQASIDAREGEGGRARAKGAAKSGAKKSTAKKTAAAKEGTGSAGRRTTKTAAKKSASPKSGRTTKTAKSTQSKSTERQPARRKHA
- a CDS encoding PHP domain-containing protein, giving the protein MEPVAALERIAFLLERAGAETYRVRAFRTAAAALTQLGADEVRRRADAGTLRGVKGLGPKTATVVEQAVSGEVPGYLHKLETEAERPLATGGERLRAALRGDCHLHSDWSDGGSPIEDMARAAAGLGHAWAVLTDHSPRLTIARGLSPERLREQLAVVAELRAGLAPFRLLTGIECDILDDGSLDQDRELLDRLDVVVASVHSKLRMDAAAMTRRMVTAVRDPLVDVLGHCTGRLVTGRGRPPSEFDAEAVFAACAEAGTAVEINCRPDRLDPPRPLLRAAVAAGVLFSIDTDAHAPGQLDWLDYGCARAAECDVPAERVINTWTARQLTDWTRTRKPPARTAAGRSPT